A single region of the Flavobacteriales bacterium genome encodes:
- a CDS encoding molybdenum cofactor guanylyltransferase: MMSFQLFGAVLSGGKSSRMGSDKALLPWANSNFLHSAIHLIKPFCKKVIICSANPNHDIDGEIRIHDIVPSHGPVSGIISALSFFSEYPVLIVACDMPFLSKMVIIELCKNYHSKYDAIVFVEQGEREPLCSIYNPTSLLKFQKSFDSGVYKLQEILNGMDVKYVMLKRNFNNFSESYFRNVNTMDDYKQLIEKYYE; the protein is encoded by the coding sequence ATGATGAGTTTTCAATTATTTGGCGCGGTTTTGTCGGGTGGTAAGAGCAGCCGAATGGGAAGTGATAAGGCATTGCTTCCGTGGGCAAATTCAAACTTTCTACATTCGGCGATTCATCTAATTAAACCATTCTGCAAAAAGGTTATTATTTGTTCCGCGAATCCAAATCATGATATAGATGGTGAAATTCGAATTCATGATATTGTTCCATCGCATGGACCTGTTTCCGGGATTATTTCGGCATTGTCCTTTTTTTCGGAATACCCTGTTTTAATAGTTGCCTGCGATATGCCTTTTTTAAGTAAAATGGTAATTATTGAACTCTGTAAAAATTATCATTCAAAATATGATGCAATTGTGTTTGTTGAGCAGGGTGAACGAGAGCCGCTTTGTTCCATTTACAATCCTACTTCTCTTTTAAAATTTCAAAAGAGTTTCGATTCTGGAGTTTATAAACTGCAGGAAATATTAAATGGTATGGATGTGAAGTATGTTATGTTGAAACGCAATTTTAATAATTTTTCGGAATCATATTTTCGAAATGTAAATACCATGGATGATTATAAACAATTAATTGAAAAATATTATGAGTAA
- a CDS encoding sulfite exporter TauE/SafE family protein: METILFLAIIALVAFLYASVGHGGASGYLALMAIWGTPIGEVRSTALVLNIIVSSIAFIHYYRAGFFRWNLFWPFVVLSVPMAFVGAMIPLEGSVYKVVLGVILALAVFRLFFISEKKETKELKILPAILFGGAIGMLSGMIGIGGGIILSPLIILLGWSNIKESSAISAPFILVNSISGLVALLYFSLKWNTDMSLWVLFGILGGYAGAYFGSNYFNVPVVRNILATVLSIAAVKLMLV, translated from the coding sequence ATGGAAACAATTTTGTTTTTAGCAATTATAGCTTTAGTTGCCTTTTTATATGCAAGTGTTGGGCATGGGGGCGCAAGTGGCTATCTTGCTTTAATGGCGATATGGGGAACACCCATTGGAGAAGTGAGATCTACTGCTTTGGTATTAAACATAATTGTTTCCTCAATTGCTTTTATTCATTATTATAGAGCAGGTTTTTTTCGATGGAATTTGTTTTGGCCTTTCGTTGTATTGAGTGTGCCAATGGCCTTTGTTGGAGCAATGATTCCTTTGGAAGGAAGTGTATATAAAGTTGTACTGGGTGTTATTTTGGCGTTGGCAGTTTTTCGACTTTTTTTTATTTCTGAAAAGAAAGAAACAAAGGAGTTAAAAATACTGCCTGCAATACTATTTGGAGGGGCAATTGGAATGCTTTCCGGAATGATCGGAATTGGTGGTGGAATTATTTTGAGCCCACTAATCATCTTATTGGGATGGTCAAATATAAAGGAGTCATCAGCCATCTCAGCTCCTTTTATTCTCGTAAATTCCATTTCGGGGCTTGTTGCTCTTTTGTATTTCAGTCTTAAATGGAATACAGATATGAGTCTTTGGGTTTTGTTTGGTATTCTTGGTGGATATGCCGGAGCCTATTTTGGCTCAAACTATTTCAATGTTCCAGTGGTAAGAAATATTTTGGCGACAGTTTTATCGATTGCTGCTGTTAAATTAATGCTGGTATGA